The genomic segment TGCCCGCACTGTTTCTCCGTTTCGGACAATGCTCCGGCATCACTCTTTACGGCACATCGGTTACCGCTGCAATCACCCGATGCAGCAACCGCTACATCTTCTGCGGGCAAAAATGCGGCGGCTTGTGCAATGCGTCCGGCATTTCCTATTCTAAACACGTCAAACCGTTTCCGCAACGCGATAAGCCCGCGCGTGTATGCGAGCAGCTCGGCGTAATCCTCATCGAGCGTCCACACAATGCGGTTAACGCTGTCCGAAGCATCATAGCTGTTTCGCACAAAAGCGCCGGTACATTCTTCCGCTGCTCCGTGCACATTCGGCTTGGTACGCCCCCGTTCCTGTCCGGCGTGTAAGAATGCGATCCCTTGACAGGTAAGCGCCAGCGCGTTGCCGAGTTTGATACGGGCAATCAGCTCCTGCCGTTGTGCAGGAATGCTTTCATCAAGCCCTGCATTATGGGCAATGCAGTCGTGCAGCGTCAGCCCGTCGTGGCAAACAAGGTACTGCACGTTATCACCCGGGCTGTCGGCGGTGTAATTGCACTGAGGTAAACCGATACAGTTGCAAAAGAGCTGTCTAAGATCGACGTTGCCGCCGGTTAAAAAGCCCTTGTCCTCTTCATTCATACCGCCTGCTTTTACCAAATCGCGAAATTCGTCGTTAAAGACGGCAACGCTGTCGGTTTGGGTCATGTACCGCTGATCCATACCGACGGTACCTTCGGTTCCGTTATACAGCTTCCAGCCTTCCCCGATGAACAGTACCGACGGATTAAGTTCGCTGCAGCGGTTGTACGCCGCCAGCACCGTCTCGGTATCGAGTAATCCCATCAGATCAAACCGAAAGCCGTCAACCTTATAGTTTTTCACCCAGTGTACAGCCGAATCAACGATGAGCTTTCGTGCCATCGGCCGCTCCGAGGCAATATCGTTCCCGCAACACGAGCCGTTGGTATAGCTGCCGTCGGGATTTGTCCGAAAGTAATAGCCCGGAACAATCGCGTCGAAAAGATCGGTGCGTACAACATGATTATACACCACGTCGAGCACTACACCGAGCCCTGCCCGATGGCACTCATTAATCAGCTCCCGCAATTCGCGTACGCGGCTTTCGGGATTTTCAGGCTCGCTTGCATACCAGCCTTCGGGCGTAAAATAGTTGTGCGGATCGTAGCCCCAGTTGTAGTTGTTGTTATGCACGGTACCGGCATCTTCATACTGCTGATATGTCTCGTTCGTGTAGTAAAAGTTCAGTACCGGCATCAGCTGAATATGCGTAATGCCCAGTTCGCGTAAGTAGGGGATTTTTTCGATAAAGGCTTTATACGTGCCGGGGATATTTTTAACACCGGAGTCGGGACTTGCGGTAAAATCGCGGACGGACACTTCGTAAATAATCGCATCCTCCCGTTTTTGCAAGGTGATATACGGATATTCCCGCTCCGGTTTGAGCGTTTCTTTTTGCAGGTTGATAATAGCGCCCCGTCCGATACCACCGCTACCGGTACAAGCCGCCATCGAGAGGCTGTACGGATCCAGCACAGTATGCGTTCCCGTTTCGTTTGTCAGCGTATAATCGTAAAAGAACAGTTCCGGATCCCGCTCCGCAAAGATGCCGCACCACAGACCGGTTGCATCGTCATACCGAAGCGGAACCGTAAAAGTAGGCGTTAAATCACCGGCGTTTTGATAGAGGTTTACCGACACATCACGGGAAGTCGGCGCCCATAAAGAAAAACGGCAGCTATGCGCGGCGGCATCATACACAGCGCCGAGCTGCATATCGTGAGGCGGAATTGTCTGTTCAAGAGTTTTGACAAGTGTTTCCATAAGTCTCCACATCGATACTTCATAATAGCATATTATCTCTGAAATCACCAATATATAAATATTTTTTTGAGTGGGCGGGTAAACGCATCAGGCAGAGTAGATAAAAAGCGCAGGATCATTGGGGCTGCGGGGTTATTAAAAAAACGGCCTGACGCGTTTACCCTGACAACCTATCAATATCAGATTGACAGAATTGAAAATTCACGGCACAATATTCCGTTGTAATGTTAGTAAGATATACTCGAAATAGTACAGATAAAAAGCTATCAAAAGCGCTTATATATACGGCAACGGAACACTCCATCGATCCCCGTAAGGTGGATAGCGAGGCTATCCGCATCATCAGTGGGCTGCAAAATGCAGGTTATGAGGCTTACATTGTCGGCGGCGCTGTCCGGGATTTGCTGATCGGAAAAACACCGAAAGACTTCGATATTGCGACATCGGCGAAACCAGCCCGTATCCGTAAGATTTTTAAAAATTCTCGGCTCATCGGAAAACGATTCCGCTTGGTGCATGTTTTTTACGGTTCTAAAATATATGAGGTCTCTACTTTTCGTTCGTTGGAGGAAGGTTCCGTCGGCAACACTTTCGGTACTATCGACGAAGATGTACGGCGCCGCGACTTCACTTTAAATGCGCTCTACTATGATCCGATAAAAAACATTATTGTCGATTATGTCGGCGGCGTAGAGGATATCCGCAAAAAGCGATTACACCCGATTATCAATCTTTCACACATTTTTGCAGAAGATCCGGTGCGAATGATCCGCGCTGTCAAATACGCGACCATCACCGGCGCTGAAATCCCGCTGCTGCTCCGCTACCGCATTCATCGCGATGCACCGCTCATTGAATATACGTCACCATCCCGTTTAACCGAGGAGATATGCAAAATCCTGATGAGTGGTCATGCGGCAGAAATTTTTACAATGCTGCTGCATTACCAGCTCTTTCTCTATTTACAACCTTCGGCATTTTCGTTTATCGAGGATTCACCTCATTTTTCCGAACACTATTTTGCAAGTATGAAAGAGCTTGACGGATTAATTGCCGAACACAAGATTCAACGGCAAGGACAGGCGTTGGTATACCTCATCCGTGATTTTTTACAGCTGATCACCAACTGGGAAGGAGAACCGCGAGCTGTTTATAAAGCGGTATATGCCGATTGCCGACATTTTGTACTACCGATGAACCCGCAACGGACAGAACTTGAATATGCAGTAAAATACTGCCTCAGAAAAGGCGGTTTGGATATACGTCTTACCGGCACCACTAAGGCAAAAGAAGCCCCAAAACGCCGCCCACGCGGAGCCGCACGGCAAAATCCTGCTGCAAAGCAGAAGGGGATGTCTCAAAAGTCGATTACTCTTTCGCCATCCCCAGCGTAATTTCAAACCAGCATCTTCTCCTACCGAAGCAAAGCGGTAGTTAACCACGGAATATAGGTAACCAGCAACAAAATAATACTTTGAATGCCAAGAAAGGGGAGAATATTCTTTACTATCTTGATAACCGGTTTATTGAATGTATAACTTGCAATAAACAAGTCCATTCCAATCGGAGGTGTTAGAAAGCCGAGCGCGAGATTCATAAGGAAAATAACGCTGGTATGTATGGGATGAATACCAAAGGATTCGGCAATCGGCATAATAAGTGGCGACACCACCAAAATGGCAGAGTATAAATCCATAATACAGCCGACAAAAATCAGTAGTACATTTAACAGCAGCAAAAATATGTACTTTGAGTGTATATACGTCTGCACAATATCAGTTAGAATTGCCGGTATGTTTGCATCAATTAAATAATAGGCCAATCCCTTCGCCGCACCGATGATAATGAGAACTCCGCCCGCAACAGGAATACTTTTCAATATAAAAGCAGCAGCCGTTTTCCATGAAAAATCGCGGCGGATCATAACTTCCAATACGCAAGTATAAAGCACGGTGAAAGCAGCGGTTTGAAGGAGTGAGAAAAGCCCTGAAAAATAGAGGACGATAATAAAAATCGGCAACAACAGCTCAAAAAAACTGCCGCAGAAGGCTCTTTTCAATATAGCCCATGAAAACGGTATCCGCGCTTTTGAACGATCCCGTATTACACCGATGACAATCATCGACAGCGTAAGCAAGAGCCCCGGAAAGATTGCTCCTTTAAATACGTCGAAGATATCAATGGTCATAATATTGGTTACGCCGAAGATGATAATTGCCATACTGGGCGGGAAAAGGATACCAAGCGATCCGGAAGCGGTAATAAGCGATTCGGAGTCATCTTTCGAATAGCCGTTTCCGGTTAAAATAACACTGATAAGCGGACCGAGCGCTAAAATAGTTACACCCGACGCACCGGTAAAAGTTGTAAAAAAAGTAAGCACAAGTACGGAGGCAATAACTACTCCGCCTCTAATCCAACCGACACTGTTGCGGACAAGTTCCATTAACCGCTTACCGGCGCTTCCTTCCGCGAGCAAACAGCCTGCAATGGTAAAGAGCGGAATTGCCGCGATGCTTGTATCCGTTAAAATATGATACATTTCCAGCGGGATCACATCGACATATCCGCCCCCTTGACTGAATGCCGTATACGTAATTCCGAGCAATACGATAAAAAGCGGTAATCCGAAAAGTGCCGCAGCAATAAGTACCAGAATGAGCGGCAACAGTAACGGAGCGCTCAAAGACTGCCAAAATGAGGCATAAGTTGTAAAAAACGGGATATCCTTCTCTAAAAGCGTATAGAGGATAACAGCAATCGAACCGCAGCTGATAAATAAACCGCCGGCAAGTCCTACCAAAGAGGACACAAGCGAACCGCGCTTTTTAAAACATAAAAAGAGCTGGGCAAAAAACATCAACGGCAGCGCGCCAAAGATAAACCGTACCGGCACTCCCCATAAAAGATCCGAAGGATCTATTACCACTAAGATATTCGGAAAACAAGCAAAAAAAATTGCTGTAAGAACGGCTGTCGTTATACCGTTATTGATTTGACTGACGACGGTTTTCAGCCCAGCGGATAATTTAAGGTTAAAAACCTCGATATTCAACTGTTTGTGATCTGCGCTGGTTATCATTCCTGCAAAACACGCAAAAATAAAAACAACATGAATAATCAGCCGCTCTCCGTCCAGTACCGGAACACCGCCGATGTCACTGATGAAAAAAAACACCATCGGCAGTATAACCAATATACCGACCAAAAAAAGTACAAATACGTTGACAGTCTTTCTCATATCGTTATCGTACGGTTATTTACGCATTGGAGCGACGAGTTTTTGAATATTTTGATACATATTCATATCAAATGCATTCGGAAAAGCCCGATGGATATCGCTAATATTCATACTAAACTCTTCTTCCCATTTTTTAAGCTCTTCTTTAGAAAGACGAATCATCGTAACACCAGCTGCTTCCATTTTATGTACGCAGTCAGCATCCGAATCATCAAGCGCATTATTAAGACGCTGGCGGGCAGGGATTCCGCATTATAAGCTTTTGTAGATAAAATTCAGTGAAACCACTGCTATACGTAACAAAAAACCAAGTTTTTAATCGTAAAAAAGGCTTCATACCTTCAAGTGTAAAGACTTTTCTATGGTTTAGAACATAGATTTCATGTGTTTTTATTTATAATGCGGAATCCCTGCGCTGGCGGGCTTTTTCCATTGCTTCTTTCATAGCGGCATGGTACTTTTTAGGAATTTTTTCCCATGAAGCTTTTGAAATAACGAAACCGGCCATAATGGGGCACAGTTTTGTATCAAGCGCATAACTAATATCCTTGTAATATCCTGCTGCATAGGTCAAAAGATGTACGGCAAAAAAGCCGCTGATGCCGTTCTTACTTTTCAGCAATTGAGAGAATTTTTGAGCAGGAACATCAGTCACATTAAAACCGCTCAGTTTAAAACTATCGCTTAAAATAGGGCTATCCAAGCCTGCAACCGCTAATTTTATTTTCTTTAATTCTCCGAGTGTTTTGTAAGGTTCTTTCGTATAAAAAGAGAGCCATCCGACATTTGACCATGCAATTAACTCATAACCGGCTGCATTAATTCTTGATTCGATTTTATTACCGTATACGCTGAGCGCTTTGTCGAGTTCTTGCTGATTTTGAAGCAAAAAAGGCAATGCGAGCGTATAGATGTAAGCATCGGGTACCAATTCATGTAAACCGATCATCGTAAATATTGCTCCATCTAACGGCGCCTGCTGTCCCGGACGCGCAGCTTTGAGTTTTTGAATACCCGCTTTTTCTCCGCCAAGAGTGGTCATATTATAGATTTTTACCGTTACCTGCCCATCGGTAATGCGATTCCATTCCTCGGCAA from the Treponema medium genome contains:
- the dctP gene encoding TRAP transporter substrate-binding protein DctP, which produces MRKFLTLFVTLFIISTALVGAEEIVLKIATVAPSRSPWDIELKKVAEEWNRITDGQVTVKIYNMTTLGGEKAGIQKLKAARPGQQAPLDGAIFTMIGLHELVPDAYIYTLALPFLLQNQQELDKALSVYGNKIESRINAAGYELIAWSNVGWLSFYTKEPYKTLGELKKIKLAVAGLDSPILSDSFKLSGFNVTDVPAQKFSQLLKSKNGISGFFAVHLLTYAAGYYKDISYALDTKLCPIMAGFVISKASWEKIPKKYHAAMKEAMEKARQRRDSAL
- a CDS encoding alpha-amylase family glycosyl hydrolase — translated: METLVKTLEQTIPPHDMQLGAVYDAAAHSCRFSLWAPTSRDVSVNLYQNAGDLTPTFTVPLRYDDATGLWCGIFAERDPELFFYDYTLTNETGTHTVLDPYSLSMAACTGSGGIGRGAIINLQKETLKPEREYPYITLQKREDAIIYEVSVRDFTASPDSGVKNIPGTYKAFIEKIPYLRELGITHIQLMPVLNFYYTNETYQQYEDAGTVHNNNYNWGYDPHNYFTPEGWYASEPENPESRVRELRELINECHRAGLGVVLDVVYNHVVRTDLFDAIVPGYYFRTNPDGSYTNGSCCGNDIASERPMARKLIVDSAVHWVKNYKVDGFRFDLMGLLDTETVLAAYNRCSELNPSVLFIGEGWKLYNGTEGTVGMDQRYMTQTDSVAVFNDEFRDLVKAGGMNEEDKGFLTGGNVDLRQLFCNCIGLPQCNYTADSPGDNVQYLVCHDGLTLHDCIAHNAGLDESIPAQRQELIARIKLGNALALTCQGIAFLHAGQERGRTKPNVHGAAEECTGAFVRNSYDASDSVNRIVWTLDEDYAELLAYTRGLIALRKRFDVFRIGNAGRIAQAAAFLPAEDVAVAASGDCSGNRCAVKSDAGALSETEKQCGQAFGYTLDWTDGTWFLLFNAAGTEQRFALVDTVKKNTVFVDGAAASPDGITCPSGIRFEQNRIILDPYTAAIFRSE
- the pcnB gene encoding polynucleotide adenylyltransferase PcnB, which encodes MLVRYTRNSTDKKLSKALIYTATEHSIDPRKVDSEAIRIISGLQNAGYEAYIVGGAVRDLLIGKTPKDFDIATSAKPARIRKIFKNSRLIGKRFRLVHVFYGSKIYEVSTFRSLEEGSVGNTFGTIDEDVRRRDFTLNALYYDPIKNIIVDYVGGVEDIRKKRLHPIINLSHIFAEDPVRMIRAVKYATITGAEIPLLLRYRIHRDAPLIEYTSPSRLTEEICKILMSGHAAEIFTMLLHYQLFLYLQPSAFSFIEDSPHFSEHYFASMKELDGLIAEHKIQRQGQALVYLIRDFLQLITNWEGEPRAVYKAVYADCRHFVLPMNPQRTELEYAVKYCLRKGGLDIRLTGTTKAKEAPKRRPRGAARQNPAAKQKGMSQKSITLSPSPA
- a CDS encoding TRAP transporter large permease subunit; protein product: MRKTVNVFVLFLVGILVILPMVFFFISDIGGVPVLDGERLIIHVVFIFACFAGMITSADHKQLNIEVFNLKLSAGLKTVVSQINNGITTAVLTAIFFACFPNILVVIDPSDLLWGVPVRFIFGALPLMFFAQLFLCFKKRGSLVSSLVGLAGGLFISCGSIAVILYTLLEKDIPFFTTYASFWQSLSAPLLLPLILVLIAAALFGLPLFIVLLGITYTAFSQGGGYVDVIPLEMYHILTDTSIAAIPLFTIAGCLLAEGSAGKRLMELVRNSVGWIRGGVVIASVLVLTFFTTFTGASGVTILALGPLISVILTGNGYSKDDSESLITASGSLGILFPPSMAIIIFGVTNIMTIDIFDVFKGAIFPGLLLTLSMIVIGVIRDRSKARIPFSWAILKRAFCGSFFELLLPIFIIVLYFSGLFSLLQTAAFTVLYTCVLEVMIRRDFSWKTAAAFILKSIPVAGGVLIIIGAAKGLAYYLIDANIPAILTDIVQTYIHSKYIFLLLLNVLLIFVGCIMDLYSAILVVSPLIMPIAESFGIHPIHTSVIFLMNLALGFLTPPIGMDLFIASYTFNKPVIKIVKNILPFLGIQSIILLLVTYIPWLTTALLR